In Candidatus Campbellbacteria bacterium, the following are encoded in one genomic region:
- the dnaN gene encoding DNA polymerase III subunit beta, which produces MKIECVQTKLADALRKTERIAGKHASLPILSSVLLEAKDGILLVKSTNLELGIEISLPVKVEKEGVVAISAQSLASYVSSLRGKSITLESEDKTLLVASEKQHATFNTFDHSEFPTIPRIKGTSVHFSAEKLRAGIKSVVYSASVSSVKPELSSVYISGTDDNNLVFVATDSFRLAEKKLSEKEAHSVEPVLVPQKNVLEIERILEGVDGEVEMIFGDNQIAIVDNSFYITSRIVDGVFPDYAKIIPEGYSTKVTVLKQDLIDAFKVSTIFSGKTNQVTFDIDPEKNLMILETRSSEVGENKAELDVTAEGEPLSVNFNYRYITDSFQAIPEESVELLFNGVSRPLVVRGVGSKDFTYIVMPMNK; this is translated from the coding sequence ATGAAGATAGAATGTGTACAAACCAAACTAGCCGACGCATTAAGAAAAACAGAAAGGATAGCAGGAAAGCATGCATCTCTTCCAATTCTGTCTTCTGTTTTACTTGAAGCTAAGGATGGGATTCTATTAGTAAAAAGTACTAATCTAGAATTAGGAATTGAAATTTCCCTTCCGGTTAAAGTAGAAAAGGAAGGAGTCGTGGCTATTTCAGCTCAATCTCTCGCCTCTTATGTTTCTTCTCTTCGTGGAAAAAGTATTACCCTGGAAAGCGAAGACAAGACCCTTCTGGTTGCCTCAGAGAAACAACACGCGACTTTTAATACCTTTGATCACTCAGAGTTTCCAACTATACCTAGAATAAAAGGAACTTCTGTTCATTTCAGTGCTGAAAAACTACGCGCGGGAATAAAGTCAGTTGTGTACAGCGCCTCCGTTTCTTCTGTTAAACCTGAATTGTCCAGTGTGTATATATCAGGTACCGATGACAATAACTTAGTTTTCGTTGCGACAGATTCTTTTCGTTTAGCGGAGAAGAAATTATCCGAAAAAGAAGCTCACTCTGTAGAGCCGGTGCTTGTCCCGCAAAAAAATGTTTTAGAAATAGAGAGGATCCTTGAGGGAGTTGACGGTGAAGTTGAAATGATCTTCGGAGATAATCAGATAGCTATTGTAGATAATTCCTTTTATATAACATCACGAATAGTTGATGGAGTATTTCCCGACTACGCAAAAATTATTCCGGAAGGGTATTCGACTAAAGTTACAGTTCTAAAACAAGACTTAATTGACGCCTTTAAGGTTTCAACTATTTTTTCCGGAAAAACCAATCAAGTGACGTTTGACATAGATCCCGAGAAAAACTTGATGATCCTCGAAACCAGATCAAGCGAAGTTGGGGAGAATAAAGCAGAGTTGGATGTTACCGCTGAAGGAGAGCCGCTGTCAGTTAATTTTAACTATAGATACATCACAGATAGTTTTCAGGCGATTCCGGAAGAATCGGTTGAATTGCTTTTTAATGGAGTATCACGGCCGCTTGTGGTTCGTGGAGTTGGTTCGAAAGACTTTACCTATATTGTAATGCCTATGAATAAATAA
- the dnaA gene encoding chromosomal replication initiator protein DnaA — protein MNIKELWDSVLVEIELSVSSATFNTWFKDTHIQKHEDGIIYISVPNQFVRDWLFNKYHKTILKAVRDRAGEVRNVEYVIGKPARTQKQKTFREQPRGGELPFEDVYINKEDNLNPRYDFDSFVVGPFNELAYAAAQAVIKKPGTTYNPLFIYGNTGHGKTHLIQAIGNKMKELYSGKKCYYLTSEKFAVDFLNSIQVNRVNAFKEKYRDYDVLIMDDIQFLSNKDKTQEELFHLFNALYDANKQIVFSSDKHPNYIQNLEERLKSRFGAGMIVDIPPPDHDSRVAIITAKAKHSNFSLSRESVEHLASAVEGNVRDLEGILNTVIMQAEMKGRDLDISELQSITKTSVKPRKQIAIKDVIKTISEFYNIDEKVIFEKTRKKEVVRPRQMIMFILREDFKISFPLIGQKLGGRDHTTVIHSCDRVREELKNNSEIYNELSQIRAML, from the coding sequence ATGAACATTAAAGAGCTCTGGGATAGCGTGCTCGTGGAGATAGAACTATCTGTTTCGAGCGCAACGTTTAACACTTGGTTTAAAGATACCCACATACAAAAACACGAAGATGGAATAATCTACATTTCTGTACCGAATCAATTTGTCCGCGACTGGCTCTTTAACAAATATCACAAAACAATACTTAAAGCGGTACGAGACAGAGCTGGAGAAGTTCGCAACGTAGAGTATGTAATAGGCAAGCCGGCAAGAACACAGAAGCAGAAAACATTTCGCGAACAGCCAAGGGGAGGGGAGTTGCCGTTTGAGGATGTTTATATAAACAAAGAGGACAATCTGAATCCTCGGTACGACTTTGATTCCTTTGTGGTTGGTCCTTTCAATGAACTGGCGTACGCCGCGGCTCAGGCGGTTATTAAAAAACCCGGCACCACATACAACCCACTCTTTATATACGGAAACACGGGGCACGGCAAAACTCACTTGATACAAGCGATCGGTAACAAGATGAAGGAGCTCTATTCGGGAAAGAAATGTTACTACCTGACCAGTGAAAAGTTTGCTGTTGATTTTCTAAACTCTATCCAGGTCAATCGTGTAAACGCATTCAAGGAAAAGTACAGAGACTACGATGTCTTGATAATGGACGACATACAATTCCTATCAAACAAAGACAAAACTCAAGAAGAATTGTTCCACCTTTTCAACGCCCTTTATGACGCAAATAAGCAAATAGTATTCTCCAGCGATAAACATCCGAACTACATACAAAACCTTGAAGAGCGTCTAAAGTCGCGCTTTGGCGCGGGAATGATCGTAGACATTCCTCCTCCAGATCATGATTCTCGAGTAGCGATAATCACAGCCAAAGCAAAGCATTCTAATTTTTCGCTTTCTCGAGAATCTGTAGAACACCTTGCCTCTGCCGTAGAGGGAAATGTTAGAGATCTCGAAGGTATACTCAATACCGTCATTATGCAGGCGGAAATGAAGGGTAGAGACTTGGATATTTCCGAATTGCAATCCATAACCAAGACCTCGGTTAAACCGAGAAAACAGATCGCTATCAAAGATGTTATAAAAACGATTTCGGAATTCTATAACATTGATGAAAAGGTTATCTTTGAGAAAACACGGAAAAAGGAGGTTGTGCGACCGAGGCAAATGATAATGTTCATATTAAGAGAGGATTTTAAAATTTCTTTTCCGTTGATTGGACAAAAGTTGGGAGGTCGAGACCATACAACCGTTATTCATTCCTGTGACAGAGTGCGAGAGGAGTTAAAGAATAACTCCGAGATATACAATGAACTGTCACAGATACGCGCTATGCTTTAG
- the rpmH gene encoding 50S ribosomal protein L34 — MSITYQPKKRKRKRSHGFLERMRTSGGRRSILRRRQKGRKKLSV; from the coding sequence ATGTCAATAACTTATCAACCTAAGAAACGAAAAAGAAAGCGATCACACGGCTTTTTAGAGCGTATGCGAACTTCAGGAGGAAGGCGCTCTATTCTTCGTCGCAGGCAAAAAGGCCGCAAGAAATTGTCGGTGTAG
- a CDS encoding ribonuclease P protein component, with translation MIPKAKRLTRKECDALIEGSSQVIHTPSLFARFVTSREFKAAVAVSRKVAKKAVDRNKLRRIVYDGFQHCENLNNSLVHILVSVKKQAVKKDKTEIQNEVIDLCRKI, from the coding sequence ATGATACCCAAAGCAAAACGATTAACACGAAAAGAGTGCGATGCTCTTATAGAAGGAAGTTCGCAGGTTATACACACACCTTCCCTGTTCGCGCGGTTTGTCACCTCCCGCGAATTCAAAGCGGCTGTGGCTGTTTCAAGAAAGGTTGCGAAAAAAGCCGTTGATCGCAACAAACTTCGCCGAATAGTATATGACGGATTTCAACACTGTGAAAACTTGAACAACTCCCTGGTTCATATTCTGGTTTCAGTTAAAAAGCAAGCAGTAAAAAAAGACAAAACAGAAATACAAAACGAAGTTATAGACCTTTGTCGCAAAATATAG
- a CDS encoding YidC/Oxa1 family membrane protein insertase: MLGDFFHAVLYQPFYNALVLLIEVVPAADVGIAVIILTLAVKFIILPLSIKATRAQIKLKTLEPKIKEIQEKYKDNREEQAKAMMGVYSEAKVNPFSGIFLLLVQMPIIIALYFVFTRGGLPEIDPEVLYSFVPTPDTVNMHFLGTFDLSEKSVVLALIAAGTQFLQSHFLLSTKKNEAEKNTDDTKEGQSEEKEEKPKEPSFKDELAKSMNLQMRFVFPIIIGFIAYSLSGVIAIYFIVSGVVSIAQELFVKRRLREES; this comes from the coding sequence ATGTTAGGAGATTTTTTTCACGCGGTGCTGTACCAGCCGTTTTATAACGCCTTAGTTCTTTTAATTGAAGTTGTCCCCGCGGCTGACGTAGGGATAGCGGTGATCATTCTCACTCTGGCCGTAAAATTCATAATACTTCCCCTTTCCATAAAAGCCACTCGAGCTCAGATCAAACTAAAAACCCTTGAGCCGAAAATAAAGGAAATTCAGGAGAAGTATAAAGACAATCGTGAAGAACAAGCCAAGGCAATGATGGGAGTATACAGCGAAGCCAAGGTAAACCCTTTCTCCGGCATATTTCTTCTTTTGGTACAGATGCCGATAATAATTGCTCTTTATTTTGTCTTTACTCGTGGCGGATTGCCCGAAATAGACCCGGAAGTTCTTTATTCGTTCGTGCCCACACCTGATACCGTAAACATGCACTTTTTGGGAACATTTGACCTCTCCGAGAAAAGCGTAGTCCTTGCTCTGATAGCCGCGGGCACTCAATTCCTACAATCGCACTTCTTGCTTTCAACCAAAAAGAACGAAGCAGAGAAAAATACTGACGATACAAAAGAGGGCCAGTCAGAGGAAAAAGAAGAAAAGCCAAAAGAACCCTCTTTCAAGGACGAACTTGCTAAAAGTATGAATCTACAAATGCGATTTGTTTTTCCTATTATTATAGGTTTTATCGCCTACTCTCTTTCCGGAGTTATCGCCATTTACTTCATAGTAAGCGGTGTTGTCTCTATCGCTCAAGAACTCTTCGTAAAAAGGCGACTTCGTGAAGAGTCCTAA
- a CDS encoding R3H domain-containing nucleic acid-binding protein, protein MKKDIPVSTLLEEILTRMLVSFERIDEVDDSIGINRFNIISKDDSPLLIGPRGDNLQALNTLLKHIKENHEGSEDLSFIIDVNDYQKELLEGLRNQTKIIAERVKLFKKELPLSSMSAYERMIVHAVAKTIEGIKTRSEGQGRKRYVVIEPAD, encoded by the coding sequence ATGAAAAAAGATATTCCAGTTTCAACACTTCTCGAAGAGATCCTGACGAGGATGCTTGTTTCATTTGAGAGAATAGACGAGGTGGATGATAGTATTGGTATAAATCGCTTTAATATTATCTCTAAAGATGACTCGCCGCTTTTGATAGGTCCTCGCGGGGATAATTTACAGGCGCTCAATACGCTTTTAAAACATATTAAAGAAAACCACGAGGGTTCCGAAGACCTCTCTTTTATTATAGATGTAAATGATTATCAAAAAGAGCTTTTAGAAGGTCTGCGCAATCAGACAAAGATCATTGCCGAGCGCGTAAAGCTTTTCAAAAAAGAACTGCCCCTCTCCAGTATGAGCGCTTACGAAAGAATGATCGTTCACGCGGTAGCCAAAACCATAGAAGGTATAAAAACTCGATCCGAAGGCCAAGGCAGAAAACGCTATGTGGTTATAGAGCCGGCGGACTAA
- a CDS encoding peptidoglycan DD-metalloendopeptidase family protein: MRYVRSTVAYIFIFAFLVIPAFALVSSPTPALAQEDEGYSLLAPLPGLEPGDVENSENPLGEYLKIVYRLGVSLAILFAVVALIFGGVQYMTSDSVTTKGSAKDTITAALVGLLLAVASYVLLFLIGGAGTVTVSSDFGNLPWIDPPPGEGQPPPDFDTFCTGDITNTETNIPVDNVSDLPLCPGSHPDSVRNWDGVNFTQDEYIDFYRGPGDASVCQIVGGEVQVGTTDEIPFRLTVDMSECEAAADELFEPGTPEQCFQDELRRPSTTEQRQMFCGNADITEDISGDSFDNDAHYSVEFAADSLNDQSQSPGGCYLLSEDEDVDEVEAVISEECSDVGGRLVFDYSNVSSEFGSYYCVTETDEATCEEEATSPFPVIEELDLSDAEWDEAFCDANPETLDSIPAFEGAGEEARKELEELFEQFANEMGTRAYQTSGYYNDEEYIESQGKYHAGIDIRTNRDDVSTISSPVSGEVQIMRNMDTGCYAEGSGRTANDKVAIVDENGRAWILTHIELGDVSTGDPIEAGDAIGFKSDNPGYNSGGGTCDTFKPHLHLETFENDKCIFGENDSDNWSTKNGCPNSGFLDVSPENLDLIKDKTMCPLQAYWETITGES, from the coding sequence ATGAGATACGTACGTTCTACCGTTGCTTATATTTTTATTTTCGCTTTCCTTGTTATTCCGGCGTTCGCTCTAGTTTCTTCTCCTACACCGGCGCTGGCGCAGGAAGACGAGGGATACAGCCTCCTCGCCCCTCTTCCCGGTCTTGAGCCAGGTGATGTAGAAAATAGTGAGAATCCTTTGGGTGAATATCTGAAGATCGTGTACAGACTTGGTGTTTCTTTGGCTATTTTGTTTGCCGTGGTGGCGTTGATATTTGGTGGTGTACAGTATATGACGAGTGACTCTGTTACTACCAAGGGATCTGCCAAGGATACTATCACCGCGGCTTTGGTTGGTTTGCTTTTGGCTGTGGCTAGTTATGTGCTTCTTTTCCTTATTGGGGGAGCGGGGACTGTTACCGTTAGTTCTGACTTTGGTAATTTGCCGTGGATTGATCCGCCGCCAGGAGAAGGACAGCCCCCTCCGGACTTTGATACATTTTGTACTGGCGATATCACCAATACCGAAACAAATATTCCCGTTGATAACGTAAGCGATCTTCCGTTGTGTCCGGGGAGTCACCCCGATTCAGTGCGTAATTGGGATGGCGTTAATTTTACACAGGATGAATATATTGACTTTTATCGTGGTCCGGGGGACGCTTCCGTATGTCAAATTGTCGGCGGCGAAGTACAGGTCGGTACAACGGACGAAATACCATTTCGACTTACTGTTGATATGAGCGAATGTGAAGCCGCTGCTGACGAGCTGTTTGAGCCTGGTACGCCCGAGCAATGTTTCCAGGATGAGCTTCGAAGGCCATCAACCACCGAACAAAGACAAATGTTCTGTGGTAACGCGGACATAACCGAAGATATATCTGGAGATAGTTTTGACAATGACGCACATTACAGCGTTGAATTTGCCGCTGATAGTTTGAATGACCAAAGCCAATCTCCAGGGGGCTGCTATCTTCTTTCTGAAGATGAAGATGTGGACGAAGTGGAAGCGGTTATCTCAGAAGAGTGCTCTGATGTGGGCGGAAGACTTGTTTTCGATTATAGTAACGTCTCATCCGAATTTGGAAGTTACTATTGTGTAACAGAAACAGACGAAGCAACCTGTGAAGAAGAGGCTACGAGTCCATTTCCTGTGATCGAAGAATTGGACTTAAGTGATGCGGAGTGGGATGAGGCTTTTTGTGACGCAAACCCGGAAACACTTGATTCAATTCCTGCATTTGAAGGCGCAGGGGAAGAAGCGCGCAAAGAACTCGAGGAGCTTTTTGAGCAATTCGCAAACGAGATGGGCACCAGGGCTTACCAAACAAGCGGATACTATAACGACGAAGAATATATAGAGAGTCAAGGTAAGTACCACGCCGGAATAGATATCAGAACAAATAGGGATGATGTTAGTACAATTTCAAGTCCAGTTAGCGGCGAAGTACAAATTATGAGAAATATGGATACTGGGTGTTACGCGGAGGGGAGCGGGAGAACGGCAAATGATAAAGTAGCAATTGTGGATGAAAATGGCAGAGCGTGGATCCTGACTCACATAGAACTTGGTGACGTCTCCACGGGTGATCCAATTGAAGCCGGAGATGCGATAGGCTTTAAGTCAGATAATCCGGGATACAATTCGGGTGGTGGAACATGCGATACATTTAAACCACATCTACACCTCGAGACATTTGAGAACGATAAGTGCATCTTCGGGGAAAATGATAGCGACAACTGGTCCACTAAAAACGGCTGCCCAAACTCCGGCTTTCTTGATGTTTCACCGGAAAACCTCGACCTTATTAAAGATAAAACTATGTGTCCTTTGCAAGCTTACTGGGAGACAATTACCGGGGAGAGTTAA